A single region of the Leptodactylus fuscus isolate aLepFus1 chromosome 5, aLepFus1.hap2, whole genome shotgun sequence genome encodes:
- the LOC142204305 gene encoding olfactory receptor 5G9-like → MYFFISQLSISDILMTTNIVPNLLHVLLKNGKFVTFFGCFTQFYFFGASEIIECLLLTVMSYDRYVAICNPLHYTSIMTSGVCVALTAMCWLLGFFVSFILTITPTKLYFCGPNIIDHLFCDIVPLLKIACSDTFIVRLQIEILGAPAVVITTTIIVVSYTHIVRAVLKISSSTGRQKVFSTCSSHLMVVSIFYGSLFSVYILPTRGQPSTINKILSLLYTVFTPLINPIIYSLRNNDIKKAIHGTIYKR, encoded by the coding sequence atgtacttcttcatctcacaactctccatcagtgacatcttgATGACCACAAATATTGTCCCCAACTTGCTCCACGTCCTTCTGAAAAATGGGAAATTTGTTACTTTTTTTGGTTGTTTCACTCAGTTTTACTTTTTTGGTGCATCAGAAATAATTGAATGTCTTCTTCTCAccgtgatgtcctatgacagatatgtggccatctgtaaccccCTCCATTACACTTCTATCATGACAAGTGGAGTTTGTGTTGCATTGACCGCCATGTGCTGGTTGTTGGGCTTTTTCGTTTCATTCATTCTCACCATCACTCCAACAAAGTTATATTTTTGCGGACCCAATATCATTGACCATCTATTCTGTGACATTGTTCCCTTACTCAAAATTGCCTGTTCTGACACCTTTATTGTTCGCTTGCAGATTGAAATTTTGGGTGCTCCAGCTGTAGTAATCACAACCACCATCATTGTAGTGTCCTATACTCATATTGTTCGGGCAGTCTTAAAGATttcatccagtactggtagacagaaagtcttctccacctgtagctcccacctcatggtggtctccatattctacggGAGTCTGTTCAGTGTTTATATTCTACCAACAAGAGGACAACCATCGACCATCAataagatcctctccctgctatatactgtgtttactcctctgatcaaccccattatatacagtctgaggaataatgATATTAAGAAAGCCATACACGGAACAATTTACAAGCGCTGA